TAATTACTCAATCCCATTGCTTTATGTACTTTTTTTAAAGTGACATTAGCTTTTTTTTGCGCTTTTTTTGCTCCTACACACAATATATAACGTAATTTATCTTCATTAGAACGTTCAGTATAATAACGATTTTGAAATTTTATCAACACCGATGATATTGATTTAATAATTTCATTTTTTAACTGGAAATATGTTTTTTCTTTAAAAATTTCTTCTAAATACGTAATAGGTTGATCACTTATTCCGGAAAGAATCTCTAACAAATTAGAAATACCTGGTTTGTTAATAGGATCGTATTTAATTCTTGGAGGTTGATCGGTATCGGTAACAGCACGTTTAATTTTTTTTGATACCATATTAATATCATCCAAAAGAGTAATCATATTACCAGATCTACGATCTGATTTAGACATTTTTTTATTTGGTTCTAACAAGGACATAATACGAGAACCACATGTAGGAATAAATACTTCTGGAACAACGAAAATTGTTCCGTATGTATGATTAAAACGTTCAGCAATGTTACGTGTTAATTCTAAATGTTGTTTCTGATCAGAACCTACCGGAACTAAATTAGTTTGATATAACAAAATATCTGATGCCATTAGTACTGGATAGTTGAATAACCCGATATTAACATTTTCCTTTTGTTGTATTAATTTTTCTTTGAATTGAGTCATACGATTTAGCTCTCCAAAATACGTATAACAATTTAATAACCAATTTAATTGACTATGCTCTGGAACATGGGACTGAATAAATATTGTACTATTATTAGGATCAATACCACATGCTAAATATAAAGCTAATGTATCTAATGATGTTTCATATAATCGATGTAAATTATTTTGATTTGCAATTGCATGTAAATCTACTATACAATATATACATTGATAATCTTGTTGCATTTTAACCCACTGACGTATCGCTCCGATATAATTACCAATAGTAAGTTCACCTGATGGCTGCGCTCCGCTAAATAAAATTGGTTTATTCATACAGATATATTCCATAGTGTTTATAATAAAAAATTAAAATGTTATTACTTTTAAAGTTTACACAGCAAAAACATATAGTTTGTATGTTATAAGTTATATAACCTATAAATAACATTATTTTATAAAAAAAATGATATGTTAAATAACATTTGTTTCAAATAAAATAATTATGGTAATTATAAATTATATTCCTTTAATTATTTATTTAAAAATAAAATACTAAATATCTTTCGTTATTAATTTGATAAAACAGATCGAAAATTATGTATAACCTCGTAATAATTTTCAGATCCAAAGATAGCTGATCCTATAATAAACGTGGTTGCACCAGCTTTTAAAATTGAATGTATGTTTTTTATATTAATACCTCCATCCACTGCTAAATCAATATTATAGTTGGTATTGTCTATTAATTTACGTGTTTGACGTATTTTATTTAAAATCATGGGAATAAACAATTGTCCGCTAAAACCCGGATTTACTGACATTAATACAATTAGGTCAATTTTATCCATTACGTATTCCAAATAATTAAGAGTAGTGCTAGGGTTAAAAACTAATCCCGCTTTACATCCGTATTCTTTAATCAATTGTAATGATCGATCAATATGTTCTGTTGCTTCTGGATGAAAACTAATATAATTTGCTCCAACAGCAGCGAAATCTGAAATTAATCGATCTATTGGTTTTGCCATTAAATGCACATCAATAGGGATACTAACTCCATAACTACGTAATGACCGTAACACCATAGATCCTACGCTCAAATTAGGAACATAATGATTGTCCATAACATCAAAATGTAAAATATCTGCGCCAGCAGATACAACATTAGTAACATCTTCTCCTAATTTAGCAAAATTAGCTGACAAAATAGATGGAGCTATTAAGAAACGTTTCATTTAATTTCCATTAAAGATTATATACTATAAAATAGTTCATTTTAATTTAATTAAATCAAATAATAATATAAATTTAGAAAGATTATATTATTATCTTTTACATAAAATATTTTATTTTCATAAATCTATAAAGACAGAATTGTTTCAAGAAAAGATTTATATTTTATATGATTTATATGTTGAAGTAATTATTTACAAGTTTAGATTATTTATATTTTCTATATCGTATAATGCAAGAATAAATCCCAACATAATTAAAATAAAGAATCTAACTCAATACTATCGAGTAATAATTTTATTAAATTATACTGTACTTTAAAAAAATCTTCTCATGGGCATTATAATGCATACACTGACTATATTAAATTTTAATACTTATTAATCACTAAATATGGTTATTAGTTGTTAGTATCTTCAATGGATAACGATACTAACTCATGGTTTACATTAAAGACAGTTTTTACGTTTCCTATAGTAGAAGTAGGCAAAACTAAGTTAAGTTGTCCTGATATTGACTTTTTATCGCGTTTCATATACTCTAAATAGTTTTTTGATGTCATTTCTTTTGGGCCACGCACAGGTAAACCTGCTCGTGTTAATAATAATTTTATGCGTTTTGCATCACTGCAATTAAACTGATTTAAACGTAATGCAGTATTTACTGCCATCATGATACCTGCTGCTATAGATTCACCGTGAGACCATTGTGAATAGCCCAGGTATGATTCGATAGCATGACCATAGGTATGTCCAAGATTTAATACACTTCTAATACCTTGATCACGTTCATCAATTGCAATTATAGATGCTTTTAATTCACAACAACGACGAATACAGTACATTAAAGATGGTAAATGCAAAATTAATAAATCATCTAAATGGGATTCCAACCATCCAAAAAAACTAGAGTCAAGAGCTATAGCATACTTAATGATTTCAGCTAATCCAGAAGAAAACTCTTTCATACTCAACGTATGCAAGACATCTAAATTGATAATAACCGCAATAGGTTGATGAAAAGCTCCAATCATGTTTTTACCAAGTATATGGTTAATTCCAGTTTTTCCTCCAATGGACGCATCTACTTGTGCAAGCAATGTTGTCGGGACCTGAATAAAACGTATTCCGCGTTGGTATGTGGCGGCTGCAAATCCAGTTATATCTCCAATGACGCCTCCTCCCAGGCCAATAAGTATTGTACTGCGATCATAATTTTTTTTCAGCAATTTAGTAAATATTGTATCTAATGTAATTAGAGATTTGTTTTGTTCACCATCTGGTAAAATTAGTTGATCAGTAACAATTCCTGATCTAATCAATAAATTACGTAATATGTTTAAATAAATCGGCGCCACTCGATCATTGGTAATTAATACTACTTTGTCATCAATATTTAATGGCCAAAAGGGTAAGAAATCATTAAACAATTTGTCTGCAATAATAATTGGATAGCTTCTTTTTTCTAATTTTATGATAATTTTTTCCATAACAAAATTATAAAAGCTTTTAATATTAAAATGATGAATTTATAATGACAAACGTCATAAACTGCTTTTTTTACGAAGAATAATAATTTTATTAACGACAACCCTGACATTTTGTTCGTCTGTAGAAATTCTTATATCTGCAATTTCCTCGTACAACGGATTACGTTCTTTTGCTAATACTTGTAGTAAGTCGCGAGTATTTCCTGATGCTGATGAGGATCTCAGCAATGGACGCCTTTTATCATGTTGCGTTCGAATTAATTGTTTTTCAATAGTCGTTTCTAAGTATACCACGAATCCACGATCGGAAAGATTATTCCGTGTTATGTGAGATTTAACAGAACCACCTCCGGTAGCTAATATAATTCCCTGTTTTTTTGTTAATTCATCGATAATTTTTTCTTCACGATCGCGGAATCTCTCTTCTCCTTCTACGTCGAAAACCCAGCTAATATTTGCTCCGGTACGAGTCTCAATTTCTTGATCAGAATCAAAAAACTCCATATTTAATTGATTTGCTAGTTGACGCCCGATGGTACTTTTCCCAGCCCCCATAGGGCCGATTAAAAAAATATTATTTTTTTTTAACATATTATTATATGAAAATGATTTCTTCATTTTATCGTTTCATCACTTTATATGAAGACCCAACTGATCAATAAACGTACAGATACAAAAAATATAAAGCATTAAAATCATCTTATTTTTTATAAATGTACATCTATTATATGATAATATAATGATCGCAATAATACTATTAATTGTTAACATGTAACGACATACTATCATTGTAATACAAATCTTTGTTCAGATACAACTTAGAAACTTATTTATTCTCATAGTGGAGAATAAATTTGACAATGAATAAATATCATCAAATATAGGTACAAGGTTAATTTAATTCTATATAGATAACATTATTTTTTTAAAATATAAATTTATTTTTAATTAATAATTTAAACATTTTATTGTCTAACATAGAGAATGTTATCTCTTTATAAAGAGATACGGAATTAATTTTAAAAACACTGGTATTGTAGGTTTTTATATTTTACATTGATATTTATCATAATAATTAAATTATTATTATGTATACTCATATGATTAGATAAAATAACATAAATTTTCAATGTTCATTATCAATCTGAATTGATACATATTCATATAATTGAGAGATATACATTTCTTTCATTAAATATATAAAATAATAAGTTATGTGTATTTTATAATAAATATGCAGTGCGTTGAAAAATCTAACATATGTATATGTAATGCATGATGAATTGATATGTTAATTATTATGATTCATAATCATTTTGATAAATATTAAAACTATAAGTTTTTTATCATGAATAATATCAGTCTCTTTGAAAACGAAAGAAAGATGTCGCTAGGGTTTTGATAAAAAATTAAAATTTAATATTAAGTATATTTAAATTGTTATTAATATCTGATTGGTAGTACTTTAAATATATTATTGAAATTAATTATTTTCTTAGAAAAATAAATGATTGCATATTTAATATTTACATCGTGTTTTCTTGTATGATTTACATGCTATGTAATTTCCTATACATAGATATCATAGATATTTATCAGTGAATTTAACTATTCGTAAATATCCCGTTATCAGAATTCGAGGTTCATGTGAATTAATAATTGTGTAATAAAAAATATTATTTTTTCATCTTTTTAGTATCATATATTTTTTATTTTTTAACTATTTTTTGTTAATTCGTTTTGAAAATCAAAATATAGTAATTAATTCTCTCATCAACAGATACCAGATTTTTAAGTACTAGATAATACGGTCAATTTTATATTCGTTTTATTATCTTAAATATTGTTTATATGTTGAAATAAATTTGCTACAATAAATCAAAGTCGTCATTAATGTAGTTAATAGTTTTTTAAATTACATACATAGAGCGCACTAATTACGTGTAACTATATAACATAGGCTATTTATCAAAAAAATAAAGAAATAAATAATATATATCGCAAGTATATAACAATATATATAAGTTATTCCAAATAGTTTATACAACATGTACGCGATAAAACTATAAACTATTTGTACTTTTAAAAAATAATTAGGTATCATATTATATGATTTATATAACCCCAATTGCACAAAAACATTTTACTAAACTGCTAGCGGGTAAGAAACCAGGTACTCAGATACGAGTGTTTGTGGTTAACCCAGGTACAGTTCATGCAAAATGTAATGTTTGTTTTTGTCCACCAGAAGAATTTAAAACCAGTGATGTGGTCATTGAATTTGATCTTTTTTCTGTACACGTAGATTCAGTGTATGTATCTTTCCTTAAAGACGCAAAAATTGACGTGATGATTAATGAATTAGATTCTCAACTTACTATTAAAGCTCCGAATGCTACTAAAGAATGCAATAATACAAGAAACAATATGAACAATGATTTGTTGGAAGATCGGGTAAGGAATGTGTTACAGTTTCAAATTAATCCTCAATTAGAGCTACACGGAGGCAGTGTATCTTTAATACGTATTACTGAAGATCTGTTAGCTGTTATTAAATTTTATGGCGGATGTAACGGCTGCGCAATGGCTAGCTATACCATAAAAGAAGGAATTGAAACTACCTTAAAGAATCTTTTTCCAGAATTAAAAGGGGTACTAGATATGACTCAACATCAACATGGGACGCATTCTTTTTATTAGAGATTTTATTTTTTATTTCAAAAGATTTTTAGTAAACTAACCATAAGTTTTTTATATAATTGAGTTAATTTATTTAAAATTTTCAGCATTGCATTTCTATTTGAAATGCTCCTAAATTATATATTTGTAAATCTGTTTTTTGTAGAACAAATAAAATTTATAGTAATTGACGCAATATCCTGCGTAATGGCTCAGCAGCTCCCCAAAGTAACTGATCGCCCACGCTAAAAGCTGAAATATATTTGTTACCTGCGTGCAATTTGCGTAACCGACCGATGGGTATGTTGAGTGTTCCGGATACCATAACAGGAGTTAATTTATTTAATGATTGCGTAACATCATTTGAGATAACTTCTACCCATTTATTATGAGATTGGAGTAATTCTTCTATTTCTTTTAAACAAATGTCTTTTTTAAGTTTTAAAACAAATGCTTGGCTATGACAACGTAATGAGCCCACACGTACACATAAACTGTCTACTGTTATAATTTTAGAAGTATTGAGGATTTTATTAGTTTCTGCTTGACCTTTCCATTCTTCTTGAGTTTGACCATTATACATATAATCACCAATCCACGGAATGACGTTGCCTATCAAAGGAACTTTAAAGCAATCTACTAACAAGGAATCAGTTTTACTAAATTTAGTAATTATATGTTCAATATCTAAAATAGCCATTGACGGGGACGTTAACAAATCAGTTACTGTATTGTACACTTGGCCCATTTGTATTAATAGCTCACGCATGGCGCGTGCTCCACATCCAGAAGCTGCCTGATACGTAGAGGCAAAAACCCATTCGATTAAATTATGAGCAAACAATCCACCTAAAGACATTAACATTAAACTTACAGTGCAATTACCTCCTACAAATGTTTTAATACCGTTATTTATACTTTGTTTTATCAATACTTGATTAACAGGGTCCAAAACAATAATCGCATCATCATTCATTCGTAAAAATGAGGCGCTATCAATCCAATATCCTGTCCATCCAATTTTTCTTAATTTTGGATAAATAATTTTACTATATGCGCTGCCTTGACACGTAATAATAATATCTAAAGAATTAAGCAGATCGATATTACAAGCGTCTTGTAATAATAATTCTTGTGATGCTTGAATGTTTGGAGCATGTTCTCCTATTTGTGATGTCGAAAGAAATATTGAGTGAAAATAGTTAAAATCATTTTCTTCTTTCATGCGATTCATTAATACTGAACCTACCATTCCTCTCCAACCAACAAACCCAATATTTTTCATTATCAATCTCACAGTCATTATTAAGTATCAAAAATATATGTAATATGATGTAATACGTTTATAATAATATTTTGTAATTTACTTTATAAAAAGCGTGGTGTATATAAAACACAAATAACTTTTAGGAAAATAATAATGAATGAAATGATATCAGCTACAGTTCTATTGTTTTTAATTATGGATCCTATCGGAAATTTACCAATTTTTATGTCGATACTAAAAGATCTAGAACCAAAACGACGTCAAATTATAATAATTAGAGAGATGATAATCGCCTTATTATTAATGTTAGGATTTTTATTTGTTGGTGAACATATTTTAATATTTCTTAATTTACACACGGAAACAGTTTCAATTTCTGGAGGTATTGTGTTGTTTTTAATTGCCATAAAAATGATATTTCCTTCAGAAGAAGGAAATAATACTGGATTTTCAGATGGAGAAGAACCTTTTTTAGTGCCACTTGCTATTCCTTTAGTCGCTGGTCCTTCAATTTTAGCAACGTTATTGTTATTGTCTCATCAATATCCTCAGAAAATCAATTTTTTAATTTTAGCATTAATTATTGCGTGGGGATTATCTATGCTAATTTTGATGTTGTCTAATGTATTTTCTCGTTTATTGGGTAATAAAGGTATCGGAGCATTGGAGAGGTTAATGGGTTTATTATTAGTAATGATTTCTACTCAAATGTTACTTGATGGGATACATAGTTATTTATGTATATAACTTAATTGAAAAATTATTTCATTATATAAATATATTTGGATGTTTTAAATTTAATTTTTAGTAGATTCTCTTAAATTAATTAGCATAAATAATTTTTTAAAAATTGAGTATAAAAAATTTATACATTTATTTATTATTTCAATTAAAATACAACAAATTAATTTTACTATAGTGAAATTACAAAAATTATAATTTTTTAAAAAAATATATATATTAATGATTATTTTTTATACAGAGTTTTGTTTGAAATATAACTGTTTAAAAAGTTTATTATATTAATTAAACAAAATCATAATTGTACTTTATTAATTATTTAAAACAATGTTATGAGCTGTCATTATATATAAAAGTTATAAATACGAACACAAAAAATCATGTAGCAAATTCGTCAAACTATTCAATAAATAATGAAAAAATATTAAAAATCATAATATTTTTAATAAAAATATTAATTTAAAACACCATTTCTTAATGACAAATCAGACCATGTATTATGATACATACATTGTAAATAATGAGGTACTGCATCATCTTTATTGCTGCCAATAATTTCTAAGAATGGCAGGGTATCTTTCAGTCTTTGCTGTGCATTGCTCATTATACAACCTTTTCCTGCCATTTTTAGCATTTCTTGATCGTTCATCCCGTCACCAAATGAAATACAATCTTTTAGTTGACAGCCTAGTAATTTAACTACCCTTTCTAGAGCATGTCCCTTTGAAACTCCTTCCGGCATCACTTCAAGACATGTAGGAAGCGAAAAACTAATATTGATTCGATGATTCCAACGCGCATGTAATTTCTTTTCTAAAGACAACAGTCGTTTATAATTATTACTAGTGAAGTATACTTTACAGACACCATGCAAGGGCAATGTATCTTTCTGATATATATGATAATCAGATTCATATCCGTTATAAAAACAATTTTGTTTTGATATTGATCGGTTAATCAGCCACTTATCATTATAAAAGATATTAGTAATAATTTGAGAATCATAATGTACTACTCGTAATAAATCATCTACAATTTCTGTAGCTAAATCGTAAGAAGCAATTAACTTCCCGTAGGTATTATGTATTCTAGCTCCATTAGAAGTAATCATATAAGAATTAATTTTCAAATTATCACGTATTTGCATGACGTTTGTATGATGTCGGCCAGTAGCAAAAACAAAATGAATATTACGAGTAGTTAGTAATTTTAGAATCTTTTTAGTAAAAGACGTTAATCGGTGGTCCGGTGTTAGCAAAGTACCATCTAAATCAGACGCAACGATGCGAAACATTTATTACCTCTCTTTGTTTTTATTAAAAATAATAAAAAATAACCATTATTATATCAATATATTATGACATGATATCAATAAAAATTGATATATTATATATATGATTTATAAATAATAATTTATTGAATGAATTTTTCAAAATATTAAATATAGTAACTTTTTAATTATAAAATGTAATTATTATTACAAAGATTTATAGATTCATTGTATGAAAAAGAATTTAAAATAATTTAAATGTATTGAGTTTTTATCGTATCTTTGTGCTGGGATATATGTAAGAACATAATTTCAAAACACTTAATCTTAATTAGATTAGTATTTTTTTTAGAAAAATTATATATGTACTGCAATTATATTTATAATATTTATAGCCAATTTTTATATTTGAAATAAATGTACGGAGCAAGTCCTGATAGAATCATTAAAATAATGGCGCTAGGGTAACCAAATGACCATTGTAATTCTGGCATAAATTTAAAATTCATTCCATAGCTAGATGCAATTAAAGTTGGAGGTAAAAAAATAACTGAAAAAATTTTTATAATTCTATTTTGTTCAATATTAATAAATCCCATTGCTGATTGGGTTAAAGAACTGATTTGATGAAATACATATTCATTGTGAGGTAATAACAATGTGATTTCATTTAAAATATCGTTAGCATATTTTTGTTGTGATACAGGTAATTTTACTTTACGTATTAAAAATTTTATTGCTCTTTCAGTATCTAATAAATTAACACGAATTTTCCATCCTATATTTTCCAATATAGCTAAATCAGAAAGCGCATGATCGTATTCATCGATTTGTTGTCCGTTCATAATAACAGAACTCAATGTTTCTAAGGTAGCATAAATATGCTCTATTTTATTTGTTAGGTCATCAAGTTTTACCTCAAATAAATTTAATAATAATTCATAGGCATTTCCATTAATTAACAAATGGTTATGCAAATATTTTTGATACATACAAAATACTGGAAATTCTTTTTTTCGTGAAGTATATAAACATCCGTTGTGAATGGTAAAGAATACACTAGAGTTATCTATTTGTTCTTGGCTGTTATATGAAAAGAAAAAAGAATGAATATGTAATCCATTTTTATCTTTAAAGAAACGTGTAGTCTTGTTAATGTCTTTCAATTCAAAAAACTTTATTTTTTGGTGAAGCAATATGTTTGGTATATAATTATGACCATCGCCGCATGAATCTATTATATCAATCCAAATAATATTATTTAAAAATGATATTTTATCTTTTTCATTAATACGAAATAAATGATTATTTTTTAATTGAAATATATTATACATATATCATTGCTTCCTCAAAGAATACAAATTAGTCTACATTAGATCACAATAACTAAAATTAGATAATAAATAGCTATTCTCATACCATGTAATTTCGACATTCGACAATACGCATTACATGACAAAACAGCTATAAACAATCATCATCGCGTATCGAATATCTATGACGTACAAATAATTCGTAAAGTTTTTATTTATTTGGTAATGAATATAATTCAATTATAATAATTATTTAAATACTCGATTAGATGTTATTCACTGAGATAGTATAAGTACAATCTGCAGATTAGAGCGGGCATGTTACGCCTAGAATAAAAAGATTGTCAATATTTATAAATATTTTTAATAATAATATAGATATATTTGTATTATATAATAATCCTAATGAGGATTAGAGTAATAACTCTCTGAAAATTCAATAAAATAACAATATAAGTTTATACGAATAACAGGGCTTTACTCTTGCTGAGTAACATCAATATACTATACTTTTAAACAATCTATCGGTAATTCATTAACAAATCTATATGGTGATTGAATGACCATCTCTTTTCCGTAAATATAACGAGTTTCTGAATAACTAATTGTTAATTTATGCCATAGCACGTGTGATGCCAACATAAATTAATCTACGTTCTTCTTCTAATAATTCTTTGTTAATTAAAGAAACATCGTTTGGAGAAATCCCTTCTTCTAAGCCTATAATAAATACTTGGGAAAATTCTAATCCTTTTGAAGCATATAGCATCATGAGTTGTACTGCATTTGAATAAGTATTAGATAAATTTTCTTCAAATTCTAAAGAAATATACGATAAAAATTGTTGTAATAGATATGTATGTATTTATCGTTGATGCTGATAGAATACTGTATTGCTTACTCATTGTTATAAAT
This genomic interval from Candidatus Blochmanniella pennsylvanica str. BPEN contains the following:
- the trpS gene encoding tryptophan--tRNA ligase — its product is MNKPILFSGAQPSGELTIGNYIGAIRQWVKMQQDYQCIYCIVDLHAIANQNNLHRLYETSLDTLALYLACGIDPNNSTIFIQSHVPEHSQLNWLLNCYTYFGELNRMTQFKEKLIQQKENVNIGLFNYPVLMASDILLYQTNLVPVGSDQKQHLELTRNIAERFNHTYGTIFVVPEVFIPTCGSRIMSLLEPNKKMSKSDRRSGNMITLLDDINMVSKKIKRAVTDTDQPPRIKYDPINKPGISNLLEILSGISDQPITYLEEIFKEKTYFQLKNEIIKSISSVLIKFQNRYYTERSNEDKLRYILCVGAKKAQKKANVTLKKVHKAMGLSN
- the rpe gene encoding ribulose-phosphate 3-epimerase; protein product: MKRFLIAPSILSANFAKLGEDVTNVVSAGADILHFDVMDNHYVPNLSVGSMVLRSLRSYGVSIPIDVHLMAKPIDRLISDFAAVGANYISFHPEATEHIDRSLQLIKEYGCKAGLVFNPSTTLNYLEYVMDKIDLIVLMSVNPGFSGQLFIPMILNKIRQTRKLIDNTNYNIDLAVDGGINIKNIHSILKAGATTFIIGSAIFGSENYYEVIHNFRSVLSN
- the aroB gene encoding 3-dehydroquinate synthase translates to MEKIIIKLEKRSYPIIIADKLFNDFLPFWPLNIDDKVVLITNDRVAPIYLNILRNLLIRSGIVTDQLILPDGEQNKSLITLDTIFTKLLKKNYDRSTILIGLGGGVIGDITGFAAATYQRGIRFIQVPTTLLAQVDASIGGKTGINHILGKNMIGAFHQPIAVIINLDVLHTLSMKEFSSGLAEIIKYAIALDSSFFGWLESHLDDLLILHLPSLMYCIRRCCELKASIIAIDERDQGIRSVLNLGHTYGHAIESYLGYSQWSHGESIAAGIMMAVNTALRLNQFNCSDAKRIKLLLTRAGLPVRGPKEMTSKNYLEYMKRDKKSISGQLNLVLPTSTIGNVKTVFNVNHELVSLSIEDTNN
- the aroK gene encoding shikimate kinase AroK, with the protein product MLKKNNIFLIGPMGAGKSTIGRQLANQLNMEFFDSDQEIETRTGANISWVFDVEGEERFRDREEKIIDELTKKQGIILATGGGSVKSHITRNNLSDRGFVVYLETTIEKQLIRTQHDKRRPLLRSSSASGNTRDLLQVLAKERNPLYEEIADIRISTDEQNVRVVVNKIIILRKKSSL
- a CDS encoding NfuA family Fe-S biogenesis protein, with amino-acid sequence MIYITPIAQKHFTKLLAGKKPGTQIRVFVVNPGTVHAKCNVCFCPPEEFKTSDVVIEFDLFSVHVDSVYVSFLKDAKIDVMINELDSQLTIKAPNATKECNNTRNNMNNDLLEDRVRNVLQFQINPQLELHGGSVSLIRITEDLLAVIKFYGGCNGCAMASYTIKEGIETTLKNLFPELKGVLDMTQHQHGTHSFY
- the asd gene encoding aspartate-semialdehyde dehydrogenase, whose translation is MKNIGFVGWRGMVGSVLMNRMKEENDFNYFHSIFLSTSQIGEHAPNIQASQELLLQDACNIDLLNSLDIIITCQGSAYSKIIYPKLRKIGWTGYWIDSASFLRMNDDAIIVLDPVNQVLIKQSINNGIKTFVGGNCTVSLMLMSLGGLFAHNLIEWVFASTYQAASGCGARAMRELLIQMGQVYNTVTDLLTSPSMAILDIEHIITKFSKTDSLLVDCFKVPLIGNVIPWIGDYMYNGQTQEEWKGQAETNKILNTSKIITVDSLCVRVGSLRCHSQAFVLKLKKDICLKEIEELLQSHNKWVEVISNDVTQSLNKLTPVMVSGTLNIPIGRLRKLHAGNKYISAFSVGDQLLWGAAEPLRRILRQLL
- a CDS encoding YhgN family NAAT transporter yields the protein MNEMISATVLLFLIMDPIGNLPIFMSILKDLEPKRRQIIIIREMIIALLLMLGFLFVGEHILIFLNLHTETVSISGGIVLFLIAIKMIFPSEEGNNTGFSDGEEPFLVPLAIPLVAGPSILATLLLLSHQYPQKINFLILALIIAWGLSMLILMLSNVFSRLLGNKGIGALERLMGLLLVMISTQMLLDGIHSYLCI
- the yigL gene encoding sugar/pyridoxal phosphate phosphatase YigL; its protein translation is MFRIVASDLDGTLLTPDHRLTSFTKKILKLLTTRNIHFVFATGRHHTNVMQIRDNLKINSYMITSNGARIHNTYGKLIASYDLATEIVDDLLRVVHYDSQIITNIFYNDKWLINRSISKQNCFYNGYESDYHIYQKDTLPLHGVCKVYFTSNNYKRLLSLEKKLHARWNHRINISFSLPTCLEVMPEGVSKGHALERVVKLLGCQLKDCISFGDGMNDQEMLKMAGKGCIMSNAQQRLKDTLPFLEIIGSNKDDAVPHYLQCMYHNTWSDLSLRNGVLN
- the corA gene encoding magnesium/cobalt transporter CorA, with the translated sequence MYNIFQLKNNHLFRINEKDKISFLNNIIWIDIIDSCGDGHNYIPNILLHQKIKFFELKDINKTTRFFKDKNGLHIHSFFFSYNSQEQIDNSSVFFTIHNGCLYTSRKKEFPVFCMYQKYLHNHLLINGNAYELLLNLFEVKLDDLTNKIEHIYATLETLSSVIMNGQQIDEYDHALSDLAILENIGWKIRVNLLDTERAIKFLIRKVKLPVSQQKYANDILNEITLLLPHNEYVFHQISSLTQSAMGFINIEQNRIIKIFSVIFLPPTLIASSYGMNFKFMPELQWSFGYPSAIILMILSGLAPYIYFKYKNWL
- a CDS encoding 3'-5' exonuclease, whose amino-acid sequence is MHTYLLQQFLSYISLEFEENLSNTYSNAVQLMMLYASKGLEFSQVFIIGLEEGISPNDVSLINKELLEEERRLIYVGITRAMA